In Exiguobacterium acetylicum, the genomic stretch ACACGCGCGCTTGAGACGGTTCGAGAAGTCGTAGCACAAGACGATACGACGATCGTCGGTGTTCATCTTGAAGGACCATTCATCAATCCGGATTATGCGGGAGCACAGCCTCACGAACATATCGTCGAACCGGATGTCGAGCAGTTCTTGAAATGGCAAAAAGCAGCAGGGAACACGATTAAGCTCGTCACATACGCTCCGGAACGCCCGGGAGCACGAGCGTTCGAAGAGGCGGTGCGCTTGACGGGTGCGATTCCGTCAGCTGGACATACAGACGCGACGTATGCCCAAAACCAATCCGGTCACGTCACGCATGGTACCCACCTCTACAATCAAATGCGGGCACTTCATCACCGGGAGCCGGGAACGGTCGGATATTGCCTTCTGACACCAGACGTCTATGCGGAGATCATTCCGGATGGGATTCACAGTGCGCCAGAAATGGTAGACTTCGCCTACCGAATGAAAGGTGCAGATCGACTGATCGTCATTACGGATGCGATGCGTGCAAAAGGATTAGCAGACGGTGAATATGAGTTAGGTGGTCAGGCTGTATTCGTTCGAGACGGTGCGGCACGTCTTGAAAACGGTAGCTTAGCTGGAAGTGTCCTGACGATGGACGCTGCCTTACGAAATATCATCGCATATACAGGCTGTTCGCTCGAAGAAGCGGTCCGCATGACATCGGTCAATGCGGCAAAAGAACTTCAATTGACTCAAAAAGGAAGCCTCTCGGTCGGCAAGGATGCGGACATCGTCCTGCTCGACGAAGCGCTTCACATTCAAGAAACGATTCATCGTGGTACGCGACACCGGATCACGAACGGAAAGGAGTCTACCTCATGAAATGGATGATCGTAGAAAAAGGAGAAGAATTAGCACAGGTGGCCTATCAATTTTTAAAACAGGAAATTGAGCGTCACCCGGAAGGTTTGACGGTAGGACTGGCAACGGGAAGTTCACCGGTCGGCGTCTATGAAGAATGGCGGAAGGATTCGCTCGATTGTCGACATGTGACGACGGTCAATCTGGACGAATATGTCGGTCTCAGTCCAGAGCATCCACAAAGTTACCATACGTTCATGCAAGAGCATCTATTCAAAGATGTCGCGTTTAAGGAATCATTCGTTCCAATCGGGGACACAGAAGATCCCTTGCGCGAAAGTGAACGATATGAAGCGCTCGTCCGCAATCGAGGAATCGACATTCAATTGCTTGGAATCGGAGCGAATGGACACATCGCCTTCAATGAACCGGGTACACCATTTGACGCTAAGACACACGTAACGGAATTGACGGAGTCGACACGAGAAGCGAACCAACGTTTCTTTGATCGATTGGAAGAAGTACCGACGAAGGCGATCACGATGGGAATCGGTACGATCATGGAAGCAAAGAAAATCCTTCTCGTTGCTTCTAGTGAACGAAAGGCAGAAGCGGTTCGCGACATGATGGAAGGTGTCGCAACAACGGATTGTCCAGCAACT encodes the following:
- the nagA gene encoding N-acetylglucosamine-6-phosphate deacetylase, which codes for MTVITNARIYTGEQTIEDGFIRFDRIIEAMGPMSEFEEIAGEETIDAQHQSLIPGMIDVHIHGGYDVDVMDGDAERLRHFSQQMLQEGVTSFLATTITQDWGNITRALETVREVVAQDDTTIVGVHLEGPFINPDYAGAQPHEHIVEPDVEQFLKWQKAAGNTIKLVTYAPERPGARAFEEAVRLTGAIPSAGHTDATYAQNQSGHVTHGTHLYNQMRALHHREPGTVGYCLLTPDVYAEIIPDGIHSAPEMVDFAYRMKGADRLIVITDAMRAKGLADGEYELGGQAVFVRDGAARLENGSLAGSVLTMDAALRNIIAYTGCSLEEAVRMTSVNAAKELQLTQKGSLSVGKDADIVLLDEALHIQETIHRGTRHRITNGKESTS
- the nagB gene encoding glucosamine-6-phosphate deaminase — protein: MKWMIVEKGEELAQVAYQFLKQEIERHPEGLTVGLATGSSPVGVYEEWRKDSLDCRHVTTVNLDEYVGLSPEHPQSYHTFMQEHLFKDVAFKESFVPIGDTEDPLRESERYEALVRNRGIDIQLLGIGANGHIAFNEPGTPFDAKTHVTELTESTREANQRFFDRLEEVPTKAITMGIGTIMEAKKILLVASSERKAEAVRDMMEGVATTDCPATVLKRHADVMVILDEEAASLLSDDAKRTGRAAYLNFMKV